CTCGCCTGGCTCATTTCCGCTTTGCTTTGGCAACTACTTTGTTAGAATTGTGAACATGAACCCCAAAATAATGGTTAGTTTGATCGTAGCGGCTGCCGGATTATTTTGCGCAGACAGCTTGCGCGCCCAGAACCCAAAAGTTGAATTCCCATCGCCTAGCCCGACCTGCACCCTCAAGCAACGGGTCGGCCTGACCGATATTGAAATTGTCTATTCCCGGCCAGGGGTCAAAGACCGGACCATCTTCGGCGGGTTGGTTCCCTACGGGGATGTGTGGCGGACCGGAGCGAATGGCTCGACCAAAATCACCTTCAGCACCCCGGTAAAGCTCAACGGACACGAGGTTCCCGCAGGGACTTATGCCCTTTATACCATCCCTGGGGAAAAGGAATGGACCATCATTATCTACAAAAACCCGAAGTTGTCTGGGGCCTTCGGGTATGACCCGAAAGATGACCTGGTGCGGTTCACGACCGAGCCGGTTGACTTCGCCGAGAAGGTGGAGACGTTCACCATCGACCTGGGCAATATTCGCGACGATTCAGCGATGCTGTTTCTGGCGTGGGACCACACCCTGGTGCCGGTGAAGATTGAAATGGACCTGGTCCCCAAACTGGCGGCCCAAATCGAAGAGGCCATGAGCGGCCCGGGGGACCAGAAACCCTATTACCAGGCGGCCATGTTCTATTACGACCACGACCAAGACCTCCAAAAGGCCCGCAAATGGATCGAGGCCGCCGTTGCCCAGCACGAGACCTATTATATTGACCACCTGCAAGCCAAGATTCTCGCCAAGCTGGGCGATAAGGAAAAGGCCATCGCCGCCGCGAAGCGTTCCAGCGAATTGGCCGTCAAAGCCGAGGGCCCAAAGAGCGGTTATGTCAAAATGAACCGGGACCTCATCTCGAGTTTGGAGTAAAGGGCCAGGGCCGCGAGGGGGCCCCGGCCAACTGCCATTTTCGCTCAACGATTGCCCTGCTGAATCTGATCGAAGACTCCCCCTCCGCTGAAATGAGTTTTCTGGGCCTTCTGCCACCCACCAAAAACCTCATCGATAGCAAAGAGATTCATTCTGGGGAACTGCGCGGCAAATTTTTGAGCAATCGCTTCGAGGCGTGGGCGGTAAAAATGGCGGGCGGCTATCTCCTGGCCCTGCGCCGTATAGAGGTACCTAAGATACGCTTCGGCAACGGCGCGCGTGCCATGCTTTTCCACGACGTTATCAACCCACGCCACCGGGGGTTCGGCCAGGATGCTCACCGAGGGCCTGATCATTTCAAACTGCCCCTTGCCGATGTCGTTAATGGCCAGAAACGCTTCATTCTCCCAGGCAATCAGCACGTCGCCAATGCCACGTTGGACGAAGGTGGTGGCCGCCCCGCGCGCGCCGGTATCGAGCACCGGGACATTTTTGTAGAGCGCGGCGACGAACTCCCGCGCCTTCTCTTGGCTGCCATTGTTTTTTTTCAGGGCATAACCCCAGGCGGCCAGATAATTCCAGCGCGCTCCGCCTGATGTCTTTGGATTGGGCGTGATGACCGACACGCCCGGTTTGACCAGGTCATCCCAGTCTTTGATGCCCTTTGGATTGCCCTTCCGCGCCAGCAGAACGATGGTCGAGGTAAACGGGGCGCTATTGTCAGGCAGCCGTTTTTGCCAGCCGGTTGGAAGCAAGTGCGCTTGCTGGGCGATTGCATCGATGTCGTAGGCCAGCGCCAGCGTCACCACATCGCCATCCAGGCCATCAATCACCGCGCGCGCCTGCTTTGCCGAACCGCCGTGCGATTGCCTGATTTCCACCGTTTGTCCCGTCTTCGCCTTCCAGTAACGGGCAAAGGCGCCGTTGAAGTCGTCGTAGAATTCCCGGGTCGGATCGTAGGAGACGTTCAGAATCGTGAGACTTCCGCCATGGGCGGGGCCAACCGGCGTCAGCGCCGTTAGCATGATGAGAATCGGCCAAAGAATAGTTTTCATTCCTTCCGAATGGGTTTGAGCTTTGATTCGTCTCGTCTCCTGCTACCACGAAACCTGGATGCGGCTCAAGAGCGCATGTTCCGCCGGCCTGTTTCCGTGCGGCGCGCCACCGTCAAAATGGGTTTGGTCGTAGTCTATCATCAGCTTGATGTCCGTGTTCAGGTACCAATTGAGTCCAACGCCCCAGGAGTCCGCTTGCGAGGCAGCTTTGGTGGCATCGGCCAGCACAATTGGCGTTCCACCGGTGCCGAAATTGTGAAAAGCGTTCGGATCAACGTGTAATTGTCCCGCCCGCGCTGCGAGTTCTACGGCTCCCCCGTCCACATCTTTATCGTCGTTTTCGTCTGAATCTTCGCTGCCGTCGTCGCGGACCCCGTTAAAGACACAGGCAATCGAATTTGGATTTTTATTCATAAAGTTTCCCAGGAGGCGATTTCTAAATTTGTGTCTTCGAACTTAAACGCTAAACTCTAGTATGTAAATCGTTATACTTATATTTAGCTTATAAAGGACGACATTCTGGTTACACCGCTGGAAGGCTGCGGTAGGTTATGGAAGGTTGCAGTAGGCAACGGTAGTTTGTGATAGGCTATGAGGCTACGGTAGGTTGAGGTAAACGGACTCGTTGTACGCGTTTGAACTATTTCAATTTCAGCAGTTTGCTGCCCGGCCGAAAAGCCTTTGAAACGGCTCGAATCCTCGCCGGGCGGCCCGCCACCGGGCTAAAGCCCCGGTGTTAATGAGATCTCCCCGCTGGGGTGTCTTCCATCACTGCATCACTCCACTAATCCATCAGTCCCCTTTGGTTCCGGCTACTCCGGTCTGGATCATTATCTTGAAAAGTCTTTGATTTTCGCGACGATTTCGTGGGGAGGAATCCTGAGTAATCTTTGCGTTCTTTGCGTTCTCTCGCGGCTGATCCTTTGGTTGCGGTTTGCCCGCGCTGCGAAAAAAACGGCTTAACAAGGCAGCGAGGTTCAGCAATCGCTTGCCAGGGTTACGAACCCGTGTAATGGTTTGGTCAAGCAGTTCAAGCAATTTATGAGCGATCCTTGTTCCAAGGACGGCCTGGCTGTTTCGCGCCGTTCATTTCTCAAAACCTTCGGCACCACCGCCGCTGTGGCCGCAACGGCTCAGGTGGAAACGGTTGCCCAAGGGCTGGCCAACGCAAATGCGGAAAGGGCCTACGGGCCGGAGGCGGTTCCCATTACCCTCCAGATCAACGGCAAGAGCCTCAAGCTGCAGGTCGAGCCTCGAGTCACCCTGCTCGAGGCATTGCGCAACCATTCCAACCTGACCGGCTCAAAAGAGGTCTGCGACCGCGCCACGTGCGGGGCTTGTACGGTTCTGTTTGATGGCACGCCGGTGTATTCCTGCTCGAAGCTCGCCATCGAAGCCCAGGGACACCAGATCACAACCGTCGAGGGCCTGGCACAGGATGGCAAACTCACGCCCGTGCAGCAGGCCTTCGTGGACCAGGACGGCCTGATGTGCGGATATTGCACCCCTGGCTTCGTGATGAGCGTCACGGGCCTGGTGAGGAAAAATCCGCATCCCAGCGTCGAGGAGGTCAAGCATGCCTGTGCGGGGAATCTGTGCCGGTGCGGGACCTACCCGCGGGTGATGCAAGCGGCCTTGAAAGCGGCTGGCGTTCCCATAACCCATAACGTCGAGGTGATACCTTATGCCAAGCTGGCCTGAACAACGAACCGTCATCGGCTCGCGCACTAAACGCCTGGACGGCCCCGCGAAAGTTTCCGGCGCCGCCAAGTATTCATCGGATGTCCAGCCCGAGGGCTGGCTTTACGGGATGATCCTGCGGTCGAAATGGGCGAAAGCCAAAATCACGAACATCAATTTGGACAAGGCGCGCCAGGTGCCTGGAATCAAGGCAGCAGTTTTGGTGCGGGAAGGTGAGCGGACGGTGCGCTATTACGGTGAAGAACTGGCGGGGGTGGCAGGCACCACCAAGCAAGCCTGCCTGGATGCCCTGCGGCTGATCGAGGTCGAAGCAAAACCGCTCCCGTTTGTCGTTCGTGAAGAAGATGCCAGAGAGGAGGGCTCTCCGCGCGTATGGGATGATACGCCCAACTTGTCCAAACCCGGCCTCAACGAACGGGGCGAGGTGGACAAGGCCTTTGGTGAATGCGCCACGGTTGTCGAGGGCTTTTTCACCACGCCAGTCCAACTGCATCACCCCCTCGAGACGCACGGCAACACCGTTTCCTGGACCGACGAGGCCATTACAGCGTGGGCCTCGACACAGGGAATCAGCAGCGTGCGCGACGGGCTGGCGGGCAATCTGCAAGTGCCTCAGAGCCAGGTTCGCGTTATTTCCGAGTACATGGGTGGCGGGTTCGGTTCCAAGTTCGGTCCGGGCATCGAAGGGGCGGTGGCAGCCCGGCTTTCTAAAGAGGCCAAAGCCCCGGTCAAATTGATGCTGCCGCGCTTTGACGAAGCGCTGGCAGTAGGAAATCGGCCATCAAGTTTTCAAAAGATTAAACTCGGCGCCAAAGAGGATGGAACGCTCCACGCCTTCGAGCTGGAGTCTTATGGGACGGCCGGCGTCGGCAGTGCCGGTTCAACCGAAGGCGGCGGCGGGGGGGCCGGGTTCCCCGCACCGTATATTTATCATGTGCCCAACACGCGCGTGAAACAGTCGGCGGTCAATATCGATGCCGGGTCGGCGCGCGCGTTTCGCGCTCCGGGTCATCCGACCGCTTCGTTCGGGATGGAATCCATCATGGACGAGCTGGCTGCCAAGATGAATATCGACCCGGTCGAGCTGCGCCTGAAAAATGACCCATCGGAAGTCCGCCGCAAGGAGTATCGGCTTGGCGCCGAGCGGTTCGGTTGGAAGGAAAAATATAAAAAGCCGGGCAGCTCGCCGGGACCGGTGAAGAGTGGCGTGGGGTGCGCGGGGGCTACTTGGGGCGGAGGCGGTCGAGGCACCCAGGCCGAGGCGCAGATAAGCCCGGATGGCAGCATTGAAATCCGCTGCGGCACCCAGGACCTCGGGACCGGCACCCGCACGGTTATCGCTGTCATCGCTGCCGACTTGCTCGGCCTGCAGCCTGACCAGATTACCGTGCGCATTGGGGATACCAATTTCCCTCCGTCCGGCGGCAGCGGCGGGAGCACAACCTGCGCGTCGGTATCGCCTGCGATTTACGATGTCTGCACCAAAGCGCTGCAGGAATTGCAAACCCAATCCGGTGTCGCGGACGGCCGTGGGGTAAACTGGAGGGCTGCCTGCAAGAAACTCGGCGTCAATCCGCTGGTTGTCTCCGGGCGCTGGCAGGAAGGCTTGTCATCGAGCGGGGCCGGTGGGGTGCAGTTCGCTGAAGTCGAGGTGGACACCGAAACCGGGTTTGTGAAGGTGAAAAAGATTACCTGCGTGCAGGACGGCGGGTTGATCATGAACAAACTGACCGCCGAGAGCCAGGTCAATGGCGGCATCATCATGGGCATCGGTTATGCCCTATACGAGGAACGAATCATGGACCGTCAGTCGGGCGTGGTGCTGAATCCTAATTTTGAGACGTATAAACTGACGGCGCTGGGCGATGTCCCGGAGATAGAAGTCATCATGCTCGACATGCCCGAACGCGGCGTGATTGGAATCGGAGAGCCGGTCACCATTCCGACCGCCTCGGCGCTGGCCAACGCTGTGGCCAACGCGCTGGGGGTGCGCGTCGGCAGCCTGCCAATGACCCCCGCGCGCGTCCTGGCGGCGCTGGGGAACAAATCCGCCACCCCTCCAACCAGCGGGCCAGCCTGAGATGTGATATGAGACCTTTCCAATACGCAACCGCAACATCACCCCAAAACGCACAGGAACTCGTGACGCCCCAGGGCCGTTATCTGGCTGGTGGAATCGACCTGCTCGGCGAGATGAAGGAGTACATCGCCGAACCTAAAATCCTGGTTAATATCAAGTCCCTGCCTGGGCTGGACAAGCTCGAGTCCGGCGGTCAGGTTTGGTCCATCGGCAGCAACGTGACTATCGCCGAACTGGAAAGCAACGCGGAGCTGAAGAGGGTTTTCCCAGGCATTCAGCAGGCTGCCGCCGAGGTCGGCTCGCAACAGATTCGCAATGTGGCCACGGTGGGCGGCAACCTCGCCCAGCACTCGCGCTGCTGGTACTATCGGCATCGGGACATCGTTTGTCTCAAAAAAGGCGGAGACACCTGCTACGCCCGGCACGGGGAGAACAAGTATCACAGCCTGTTCACTGGAAACACTTGCATCAGCCCGGTCGTGTCGAACCTGGCCATTGTCCTGGATGCCTTGAATGCCACCGTCATCATCCAGCGCGCCGGCAAGCCAGCGCGGATGAGCATCGCAGAGTTTTACGCCAAGGCATGGGACAATCCCACCGCGCACAATTCACTCGAACCCGCTGACCTGGTGCTGCGGGTCGAGATACCGGTCCAACAGCGGCGCAGCGCTTATCTGCAGATCAGCGAGAAATCCGCCTTTGATTGGGCGCTGGTCAGTTGCGCCGCCGCCGCGAAGGTCGATGGGGGAACATTCACCCAGGCCCGCGTGGTGCTGGGGGCGGTGGCCAATGTCCCTTACCAGGTCAAAGCCGCCAATGACCTGCTCGAAGGCAAAACACTCGATGACTCTTTGGCGAACAAAGTCGCCGATGTTCTCCTGGAAAATGCCCAGACCCATACCGAGACGGGCTATAAAATCCCGATTGCCCGCGCGCTCATCCGCCGAACGCTTGCGCAACTCAATGCCTGATTATGAATGCGAGCAGCCTCTGCAAACATCTCCGCACAAAATCCATGTTCATCCCGGCCCTGGCCGCCCAAGACCAGGCCGAGGGCGTTCAGCAAACAGGCCGTTCCTCGCATTGCTGGTGCAATTGCACGCTCACCGAGACCGGCCCCGACGACCGGCCCGTCGGTGAGGAACGGTGCAGCGCTTCGCGGGCTTGTTTTGAGGAATAGGCCGGCAGCCGAGGCTCGTGCGTTTCAATGCGCCCTGAAGAACACCCGCGCATAGACATAGGCCACCGCCTCATCCACCACCGAGCGGACCCCGGCGCTGTAGCGCCACCAATGCCTCGCATCATAATCGCGGGAAGGAATTGACCTAACCCCGACCTTGACCCCATTGCCAAACGCCCGTTCAACCAGCAACCTCGATCGGCGCGCATGCGGCCCTTCGCTGATCAGATAAATCTTTGACGCAGAAATGCCATGCGCGCGCAGCCAATCCCTCAGGCTCACCGCAGCGGCATAAGTGCGGTCCTGCCGCACTTCGGGCGCGGGGACCGCCTGAACCTGGTTGCTGTTCAGGCCGAGCTTGACCAGGGTAGCCGCCCCCAATTCGGCATAGGTTTTGTATTCGGAAAGCGGTCCGCCCATTTGCAGCGGACCTCCTACAACATAGACTTTCTCGTAATGGCCACCTTTGACCTCGGCTACGACCTTTTCAAGCGCATAGTCCGGCGCCCATCCCTCGACCATGAGCAACCCTCCTGGCAGCGGGTCGTTCACGGCAAGGAAAGGATGAATCTCCAGCACGGCGGCAATGGCCAGACCAACACAGAGCAGCGCCAGAGCCAGGCAACCACGCCAAGTCGGCGCCAGGCATTGCCGGCGCTTCAACAATCCGCAAATTTTCGTCTGCTCGTCCAAGTTTCTTTCAGCGCCGAATAAGTAGCAACGCGTTCCAGCGCATTCTCTTTGAGACGTTGCCGGAAACTGACCCATTTTTCCAGTATATACGTTCCGCGGCTCCAAAAAGGCGGCAGGCGAGGTTTTGGGCCTTTGCACACCGATTGACTTATGGTTGCATTGTGGAATGTCGAAGGCATCTCTTTCTGAGATCACCCGCTATTGCGACCGGTTGCTGGACACCGCCGGGAGGGAAGATTATCAGGGCGCATTTAACGGTTTGCAGATGGAAAATGCGGGTATTGTTACGCGGATAGCCGCAGCCGTCGATGCGAGCCTGGCCACTGTGCGTCTGGCGATTGAAGCCAAAGCGGACCTGTTGCTTGTGCATCATGGGCTGTTCTGGACCCCTTTGCATCCATGGGCCGGCAAGAATTACCAATTGTTGCGCCTGCTTTTGGACAATCAGCTTGCGGTGTATAGTTCCCACCTGCCGCTTGATTCGCACCCGCGCCTTGGCAACAACGCCCAGCTTTGCGCCCGGCTGGGCCTGCGCAGAAGAAGCCCCTTCTTTTTTACCAAGGGGCATTTTATTGGATTTAAGTCTGCCACACGGATGCGGCGCACCGAATTGATACGCAGGCTGACCATCGCGCTCGGCGCCACACCGCGCAGCATTCCGGCGGGCCCGGAGATTTGTCGTTGCATTGGAGTGGTGACCGGCGGAGCGGGCGATCACCTAAGAGAAGCCGCTCTCGAAGGGGTCGATACGTTTATTACAGGTGAGGGAGAGCACTGGACCTATGCGCTGGCCGAGGAGTTGAACCTGAACGTGCTGTACGGCGGCCACTACGCTACCGAAACGTTCGGAGTCAAAGCATTGGCCGAGCATCTCTCGCGCCGTTTCAACGTGCCTTGGGTCTTCGTGGATCATCCCACAGGATTGTAGAAGCCCGTGGCCGCTCAAATCTTCTCCAACCGACGATGGATTTGCAGGAGCGATTAGCCAAGCCTTCTCGTTAAATGAACAAAAAAAGGCGCCCTTTCGAGCGCCTTCTTTGGGAGGGACTATGGTTTTTGGTTACGGGAACATCAGGATGTTGCCGCCTGCCGTTGCGATGCCCGTTCTTTGCGATGTATCACCGCTGGTGCGGCATTGGTCGCGAAACTTGGAACTGCTCAACTGCTGCACGCTGCCGTCGCATATCAGAACGTTGCCGTTGCCCTGGTGCACCTTATCAGTCCAGCACGGCGCCTGGGCGGTTCCCACAAAGTTACTGCCCATGCCGTCACTGGTGTTGTCGGCATGGCCAAACCCATTATACGGGAAGGGGCTCGGGATGGTCTGTTGGCCGCCACCAGTGCCGTTGCCGTAAATATTTCGATCGCCTGCCAGCATCATCTGGGGATAATTGTCATTCCCGTCCGGGTCCAGAAAATAAGACACTTTCCAGTTGTTAAACTTGGCCGGTTGGGGGTCGCTTGTAGCGCCCGGGCCGCCGGATTGATCATTCGCGAAGAACAGCCAGTTTGTGCCCACGGTGTGGCCATCGTCCGATGGGCAGGACACGATTTTGGGTGTGCTCAGTTCGTTCGACATCACACCGAACACCTGGTACATATAAGTCGCCTGCGGGTTTTGGCCGCTGGCGAAAGCGGTTTGGTTGGGGGGGCCACCCTCGGTCGCCGGCACCGCCAGTGGGTAACGGTCTCCGTTATCCAAGGCCCAGGTTTTAGTCGCCAAACCTATTTGTTTTAGGTTATTGGTGCAACTGATGCGCTGTGCGCGCGCTTTGGCGCGGGCCAAAGCCGGCAGCAACATCGCCGCCAGAATGGCTATAATCGCGATCACGACGAGCAACTCGATCAACGTGAACGCTCGGATTTTTTTTCTTAAGTTATTCATATGCTTCTGCTGGTTGTGTTTGGTTTAGCCGCCAGCCCTGAGCTGGGGCCAGTCAGCCTAACCTATCTGGTTTCCTTTAAGCAACAGCAATGCCACTTGGCAAAACCTTCGGATTTCCAAGGAAAACCGCAGAAAACGGATTAATGTCAAGCCAGCAAAGGCGTGATTTTCACGCCTTTAGCGTGATTTTCACGCGTCCTGCTTACCCTCACCGATGAGAACCGGGCCGGTGCTTGGCAATGACATGGTTCCAATGGCCGTTCTTGTCGAGGTTCCGGGCAAAGTACATAAACAGCCTGTAAAAGCTCCACAGGACAATCAGTATCAAAGCCAGGCTGGCCAAGAGGTTCAGGAGCAGATTCAGCGTGGGATAATCGCCTCGCCAAAACTCATTTGCGCGGCTTAGTCGTTCCTGGAGCACAGCCTGATACGCTTCAAGATGGGCAGATTGGCCCGACTCAAGCCAAGGAATGACAAAGCCAAAAAGCCATACCGCACCGATCAGAATGAACACGATGGAGGCCAGGGAGATCGCCACTGCCAGGACCTGCTGTTTCCAGGGGCTTTCCAGCCTTCTCGAATAGCGCGGCTCAAACTTCGCCTTCACTATTGATCCAATTGGGCGGCGGCCACCGGATCGATAGTCCAACCGGGTACCGCGTCACCCTCATTGCCGTCGTGGGCCAAATTATCGTTGTTCCACCGCCGGCGCCAGGTGGGATTGGAAGGGCTCACCATGTCTGGCCGCTTGGCGCTATCGACATGGGCGTCGGCCCAAAGGATATCGGCCCGGTAATCATGCCTGTTGGAGGGCCATTGGCTGTGACCGGGTGTGCCATCCGTGGGGTCGAGATTGGCATCGAAGCTGATCAAAGCCGGGTTCTGCTGGCCTTTGACATCCGCCAGCATGATCATGTCGGCTGGGCGTTTAACCATGGCATCGGTGACTTTGCCAAGATAATACCCCCCATCGACATCCCCTCCCAGGCCCAGTTGCGGTTTATGGCCGATAAACAGGCCCCAATCGTTATAGCCCAGCGAGAATCTCGAACTGGGGGTCACCGTGAAGGGATCATACGCCCCGTTCTCTTCATTCCCGCCGAGCGTTCGGTTCGAGTTGGTATCCCAAGCGGCGTTTGACGGGGCCGCGGGGCAGGAAAAGGCTTTGCGATTATTGCCCATCAGGGAGAGGAGCCGCGTGGGCCAGACGTAGCAGTTATGAGTGGCCGAATAATCGCCGGGATAGGCCTTGTAATCAATCAGATACATGGCCCCGGCAATCCCAATCTGCCGCAGATTACTGATGCAGGCTGCCTGTTTCCCCTTGGCTTTGGCCCGGCTCAGGGCAGGAAGCAACATGGCCGCCAGGATTGCAATAATGGCGATGACCACCAATAGTTCGATCAACGTGAAAGCAACGGCGCTGGAACGCCGGTCCGGCCAGGTAGTTCGCATGACAGAGCGCATAAAATGAGGTCCCCGATTCAAATCGGGCGGTTACGTCTGAAGGATTATGGCATGTCTTGTGCCCGCAGGCAACAACCGGGAGCCGTCGAATGAGCCCTGCGGATGTTTCACAAAGACGCTTTACATTTTTCCGCCCTCTATTACAGTTTCCATGCGTTGGCAGGATGCCTGGCCTGCGCAGGCGCAGAGTCGGAGTTTTGTATGCAATCGAAATCAAATTCCTGGCCGGCCAGGCGGGTGCGCCGATGAACTGGGTCCCTGTTATTCTCTGCGGTGCTCTGGGCTTCGGGCTGGTCTGGATTTTCTTGGCGTTGATCATCAGACATTGCCAAAGCTCGAAGCCCGTTCGCGATTCAGACCTGCACCATACCCATCAGGGCCAAATCCCGCGTGTGGGTGGTTTGGGGCTGGTGGGGGCCTTTATTATTCTGGAGTTGTTCATCGCGTTGGTTTTTCCAGAAAGCTACGGGCACATCCCCAGCCGTCCGGCGGCTGCGTTGAGTTGCTTGGCAATGTTCGGGCTGGGGTTTTGGGACGATCTGCGGCCACTGGGGGCGCGCCGGAAGCTGCTCGCTCAAATTTTCATCGCGCTGCTGGCCTGCTATTTCGGACTGCAGATCGAACTATTCAAAATCCCATTCACAGGAAGGGTAATCGAATTGGGAGGGTGGAGTTGCTTGGTCACGACAGCCTGGCTTGTAGGGATAACGAACGTCATGAATCTGATTGACGGCGTCGATGGGTTGGCTGGAGGCATTGCGCTGATGCTGATGGCCTTGCTTGTTTATGTGGGGAGCCAGAACGGCACTTACGTCCTGCTGACAGCAGGAATGACGGGCGCGCTCCTGGGATTCCTGCAGTACAACTTCCCACCCGCGAGGATTTATCTTGGCGACGGCGGCGCGTACTTTCTTGGATTTCAGATTGGGTTGTTTTCGATTATCGGGTCGCATAAAGGCTCGGTGGTGGCGGCCTTGATTGCGCCATTGTTCGTGCTGGCCCTGCCGATTGTCGATGCGGCGTTGGCTATTCTGCGCCGGGGACTTCAAGGGCTGCCGGTCTTCCGCCCGGACCGGCGCCACCTTCACCAT
The Verrucomicrobiia bacterium genome window above contains:
- a CDS encoding MraY family glycosyltransferase, which translates into the protein MYAIEIKFLAGQAGAPMNWVPVILCGALGFGLVWIFLALIIRHCQSSKPVRDSDLHHTHQGQIPRVGGLGLVGAFIILELFIALVFPESYGHIPSRPAAALSCLAMFGLGFWDDLRPLGARRKLLAQIFIALLACYFGLQIELFKIPFTGRVIELGGWSCLVTTAWLVGITNVMNLIDGVDGLAGGIALMLMALLVYVGSQNGTYVLLTAGMTGALLGFLQYNFPPARIYLGDGGAYFLGFQIGLFSIIGSHKGSVVAALIAPLFVLALPIVDAALAILRRGLQGLPVFRPDRRHLHHRLLKSGMSRRQVVLAMYGVSLLFLFLGFAAFWSRGHLVPVLSGLAALILLLCAGKLNFSREWFAVGRTLGNSLALRREVQYALALTSWLKREGGRSPSLRSLFEDLVFAARRLGFTSVKLTLADGQRSWGDPERLRPRSFFRRELRSGRFGVLELGAPVCAHSTGVRHPNQLCPGPACPCVGDPRLFEIMSELLAEGWIAAAGRARPSRSQLRFDLKSDPGRSRSRDFWKTV